One Acidimicrobiales bacterium DNA window includes the following coding sequences:
- a CDS encoding helix-turn-helix transcriptional regulator, which yields MATTPNRTNGTAHARPDASAIDPTAPPKSRFELAPPRHFLYPALLLLLAEEPRHGYRLVDSLLRLGFGPVDRAAVYRALADLEADGYLESWEMEPPAGGSTRNIYGVTDTGVETLRRWMAIIAEESHCLTRVLTRFTVLTAATNGRHAGSGCPDDNRRTPTSSNHQGG from the coding sequence ATGGCAACAACACCGAACAGGACGAACGGCACGGCCCATGCTCGGCCGGACGCCTCGGCCATTGACCCTACGGCTCCACCCAAGAGCCGCTTCGAGCTGGCGCCGCCGCGGCACTTCCTCTACCCCGCCCTCCTGTTGCTGCTGGCGGAGGAGCCGCGGCACGGCTACCGCCTCGTCGACTCGCTCCTGCGCCTGGGCTTCGGACCCGTCGACCGCGCCGCTGTGTACCGGGCCCTCGCCGACCTCGAGGCCGACGGGTACCTCGAGTCGTGGGAGATGGAGCCGCCGGCCGGCGGTTCCACCCGCAACATCTACGGGGTGACCGACACCGGCGTCGAGACGCTCCGGCGGTGGATGGCGATCATCGCCGAGGAGTCGCACTGCCTCACCCGGGTCCTGACCCGCTTCACCGTGCTGACCGCGGCGACCAACGGGCGCCACGCCGGCTCGGGCTGTCCCGACGACAACCGGCGCACCCCCACGTCCTCGAACCACCAGGGCGGCTGA